A genomic segment from Actinomadura hallensis encodes:
- the fabI gene encoding enoyl-ACP reductase FabI codes for MGILEGKRILVTGVLTDASIGFHVARIAQEQGAEVVLTAYPRPTLTARTAKRLPSGPDSPPPVIELDVTDAAQLDALAGNLRDNGFDHLDGVVHAIGFAPQSALGGNFLETPWEDVATAMHASAYSLKSLTMACLPLMKDGGSVVGLDFDASKAWPVYDWMGVAKAGLESCARYLAKYLGPQGIRVNLVAAGPLATMAAKSIPGFEGMTDMWPKAAPLGWDIKDSEPTARACAALLSDWFPATTGEIVHVDGGIHAIGGAY; via the coding sequence ATGGGAATCCTCGAAGGCAAGCGCATCCTGGTCACCGGCGTCCTCACCGACGCCTCCATCGGCTTCCACGTCGCCCGCATCGCGCAGGAACAGGGCGCCGAGGTGGTGCTGACCGCCTACCCCCGCCCCACCCTCACCGCCCGCACCGCCAAGCGGCTCCCGTCCGGCCCCGACTCCCCGCCGCCCGTGATCGAGCTGGACGTCACCGACGCCGCGCAGCTCGACGCGCTCGCCGGCAACCTCCGCGACAACGGCTTCGACCACCTCGACGGCGTCGTCCACGCCATCGGCTTCGCCCCGCAGTCCGCGCTCGGCGGCAACTTCCTCGAGACGCCCTGGGAGGACGTGGCGACCGCCATGCACGCCTCCGCGTACTCGCTGAAGTCCCTCACGATGGCCTGCCTGCCCCTGATGAAGGACGGCGGCTCCGTCGTCGGCCTCGACTTCGACGCCTCCAAGGCCTGGCCCGTCTACGACTGGATGGGCGTGGCCAAGGCCGGCCTGGAGTCCTGCGCCCGCTACCTGGCCAAATACCTCGGCCCCCAGGGCATCCGCGTCAACCTCGTCGCCGCCGGCCCCCTCGCCACCATGGCCGCCAAGAGCATCCCCGGCTTCGAAGGCATGACCGACATGTGGCCCAAGGCCGCCCCCCTCGGCTGGGACATCAAGGACAGCGAACCCACCGCCCGCGCTTGCGCCGCACTGCTCTCCGACTGGTTCCCCGCCACCACCGGCGAAATCGTCCACGTGGACGGCGGCATCCACGCCATCGGAGGGGCGTATTAA
- a CDS encoding DUF3099 domain-containing protein, with protein MVKLNHRRGPAVYTVTDAPRPMSEDIGHRQRRYLMSMTVRTVCFVGAIVAAVAGVPVWGVLILLAFALVLPYVAVIIANGGREPVAPASFGDRAGQEHKPVSGQRPEIGS; from the coding sequence ATGGTGAAGCTCAACCACCGGAGGGGACCGGCGGTCTACACGGTCACCGACGCTCCCCGCCCCATGTCCGAGGACATCGGCCACCGGCAACGGCGGTACCTGATGTCGATGACCGTGCGGACGGTGTGCTTCGTCGGCGCGATAGTGGCCGCGGTGGCCGGCGTGCCGGTGTGGGGGGTGCTGATACTGCTGGCCTTCGCGCTGGTGCTGCCGTACGTCGCGGTGATCATCGCCAACGGCGGGCGGGAGCCGGTGGCCCCCGCCAGCTTCGGCGACCGCGCGGGGCAGGAGCACAAGCCGGTTTCCGGACAGCGACCGGAAATCGGGTCGTGA
- a CDS encoding dodecin: protein MTDRTYRVTEIVGTSPESVDTAIRNGVRRAAQTLRHLDWFEVTEIRGQIDNGEVAHVQVTMKVGFRLEDA, encoded by the coding sequence ATGACCGATCGCACCTACCGCGTGACGGAGATCGTGGGGACCTCGCCGGAGTCGGTCGACACCGCGATCCGCAACGGCGTCAGGCGCGCGGCGCAGACGCTGCGCCACCTGGACTGGTTCGAGGTGACCGAGATCCGCGGCCAGATCGACAACGGGGAGGTGGCCCACGTCCAGGTCACCATGAAGGTGGGCTTCCGGCTGGAGGACGCCTGA
- a CDS encoding metallopeptidase TldD-related protein codes for MRPQEAVERALELSRADNCIVIADESSTANLRWAGNTLTTNGVTRSSRLTVIALRETGDGVAAGVVSRAAVGADGVEELVRAAEADAAGNEPAEDAAPLVAEGPAGGAAGWDDDPAETGIGVFEGFAPALGEAFAAAEAGGRRLYGFANHVLTSTFLGSSAGLRLRHDQPTGLLEVNAKGAGGSAWAGVGTRDFTDVDVPALTGDLARRLEWGERRVDLPPGRYETILPPSAVADLMIYMYWSAGAQDAHDGRTVFSAPGGGTRVGERLASLPVTLSSDPAAPGMECAPFVVAHASGRESSVFDNGLALGATDWISEGTLAALTQTRHSARRTGLPVTPPVDNLAMTGPGGGASLEEMVARTERGLLLTCLWYIREVDPQSLLLTGLTRDGVYLVENGEVVGAVNNFRFNESPVDLLSRLAEVGETAPTLPREWSDYFTRAAMPPVRVGDFNMSTVSQAS; via the coding sequence ATGAGGCCGCAGGAGGCGGTGGAGCGGGCGCTGGAGCTGTCGCGCGCCGACAACTGCATCGTGATCGCCGACGAGTCGAGCACCGCGAACCTGCGGTGGGCGGGCAACACGCTCACCACCAACGGGGTGACGAGGTCCAGCAGGCTCACCGTCATCGCGCTGCGCGAGACCGGCGACGGCGTCGCGGCGGGCGTGGTGTCGCGGGCGGCGGTCGGCGCGGACGGCGTCGAGGAGCTGGTGCGGGCCGCCGAGGCCGACGCCGCGGGGAACGAGCCCGCGGAGGACGCCGCCCCGCTGGTCGCCGAGGGTCCCGCGGGGGGCGCGGCCGGGTGGGACGACGATCCGGCGGAGACCGGCATCGGGGTGTTCGAGGGGTTCGCGCCGGCGCTCGGCGAGGCGTTCGCCGCCGCGGAGGCGGGCGGGCGGCGCCTGTACGGGTTCGCCAACCACGTGCTGACCTCGACGTTCCTCGGCAGTTCGGCGGGGCTGCGGCTGCGGCACGACCAGCCGACCGGGCTGCTGGAGGTCAACGCGAAGGGCGCGGGCGGGTCGGCGTGGGCGGGGGTCGGCACCCGCGACTTCACCGACGTGGACGTTCCCGCGCTGACCGGCGACCTCGCGCGGCGGCTGGAGTGGGGCGAGCGGCGCGTGGACCTGCCGCCCGGGCGGTACGAGACGATCCTGCCGCCGTCCGCGGTGGCCGACCTGATGATCTACATGTACTGGTCGGCGGGCGCGCAGGACGCCCATGACGGCCGGACGGTGTTCAGCGCCCCCGGCGGCGGCACCCGGGTCGGCGAGCGGCTGGCGAGCCTGCCCGTCACGCTGTCGAGCGACCCGGCGGCGCCCGGCATGGAGTGCGCCCCGTTCGTGGTCGCGCACGCCTCGGGCCGCGAGTCGTCGGTGTTCGACAACGGCCTCGCGCTCGGCGCCACCGACTGGATCAGCGAGGGGACCCTCGCGGCGCTGACCCAGACGCGCCACTCGGCGCGGCGCACCGGGCTGCCCGTCACCCCGCCCGTCGACAACCTGGCGATGACGGGGCCGGGCGGCGGCGCGTCCCTGGAGGAGATGGTCGCCCGCACCGAGCGGGGGCTGCTGCTGACGTGCCTGTGGTACATCCGCGAGGTCGACCCGCAGAGCCTGCTGCTGACGGGGCTCACCCGCGACGGCGTGTACCTCGTCGAGAATGGCGAGGTCGTCGGGGCGGTGAACAACTTCAGGTTCAACGAGAGCCCCGTCGACCTGTTGTCGCGGCTGGCCGAGGTCGGCGAGACGGCCCCGACGCTGCCGCGCGAGTGGTCCGACTACTTCACCCGCGCGGCGATGCCGCCGGTCCGGGTCGGCGACTTCAACATGTCGACGGTGTCGCAGGCGTCCTGA
- a CDS encoding TldD/PmbA family protein translates to MHDIDPAFTALPLRALADAALSRARELGAEHADFRLERIRSQTLRLHDAALETALDADDLGLSVRVVKNGTWGFAAGIDLTPDGAARLAAQAVEVAAVAGAVNREPIELAPEPVHGERTWVSSYEVDPFDVPTGDKVGLLAEWSRRLLADDRVDHVDATLLQVKENKFFADLAGTVTTQQRVRLHPVVNAVGIKDGLFDTMRTLAPPAGYGWEWLSGEHWDWDGELARIPELLAEKLAAPSVEAGVYDVVVDPSNLWLTIHESIGHATELDRALGYEAAYAGTSFATPDKLGKLRYGSEVMNVTGDRTAEHGLATIGYDDEGVETQSFDIVTGGLFTGYQTDRRIARLTGAERSNGCAFADSASSMPIQRMANVSLQPAPDGPSTDELISGVERGIYIVGDKSWSIDMQRYNFQFTGQRFYRIENGRLAGQLRDVAYQATTTDFWNSMEAVGGPQTYVLGGAFNCGKGQPGQVAPVSHGCPSALFRGVNILNTLKEAGQ, encoded by the coding sequence GTGCATGACATCGATCCCGCTTTCACCGCGCTGCCGCTTCGCGCGCTGGCCGACGCGGCGCTGTCCCGGGCCCGGGAGCTGGGCGCCGAGCACGCCGACTTCCGGCTGGAGCGCATCCGCAGCCAGACCCTCCGGCTCCACGACGCGGCCCTGGAGACCGCGCTGGACGCCGACGACCTCGGCCTGTCGGTCCGCGTGGTCAAGAACGGCACCTGGGGCTTCGCCGCCGGCATCGACCTGACGCCCGACGGCGCCGCGCGGCTCGCCGCGCAGGCCGTCGAGGTCGCCGCCGTCGCCGGGGCCGTCAACCGCGAACCGATCGAGCTGGCCCCCGAGCCGGTGCACGGGGAGCGCACATGGGTCTCGTCGTACGAGGTCGACCCGTTCGACGTGCCGACCGGCGACAAGGTGGGGCTGCTGGCGGAGTGGAGCCGCCGGCTGCTCGCCGACGACCGCGTCGACCACGTGGACGCGACGCTGCTGCAGGTGAAGGAGAACAAGTTCTTCGCCGACCTCGCCGGGACCGTCACCACCCAGCAGCGCGTCCGGCTGCATCCCGTCGTGAACGCCGTCGGCATCAAGGACGGCCTGTTCGACACGATGCGCACGCTGGCGCCGCCCGCCGGGTACGGGTGGGAGTGGCTGTCCGGCGAGCACTGGGACTGGGACGGCGAGCTGGCCCGCATCCCCGAGCTGCTCGCCGAGAAGCTCGCCGCCCCGTCGGTCGAGGCGGGCGTGTACGACGTCGTGGTGGACCCGTCGAACCTGTGGCTGACGATCCACGAGTCGATCGGGCACGCCACCGAGCTGGACCGGGCGCTCGGGTACGAGGCCGCCTACGCCGGGACGTCGTTCGCGACGCCCGACAAGCTCGGGAAGCTGCGGTACGGCTCGGAGGTCATGAACGTCACCGGGGACCGCACGGCCGAGCACGGCCTCGCCACGATCGGCTACGACGACGAGGGCGTGGAGACCCAGTCGTTCGACATCGTCACCGGCGGGCTGTTCACCGGCTACCAGACCGACCGGCGCATCGCGCGGCTCACCGGCGCCGAGCGGTCCAACGGCTGCGCGTTCGCGGACTCGGCGTCCAGCATGCCGATCCAGCGGATGGCGAACGTCTCGCTGCAGCCGGCGCCGGACGGGCCGTCCACCGACGAGCTGATCTCCGGGGTGGAGCGCGGCATCTACATCGTCGGGGACAAGAGCTGGTCGATCGACATGCAGCGCTACAACTTCCAGTTCACCGGGCAGCGGTTCTACCGGATCGAGAACGGGCGGCTGGCCGGGCAGCTCCGCGACGTCGCCTACCAGGCGACCACCACCGACTTCTGGAACTCCATGGAGGCCGTCGGCGGCCCGCAGACGTACGTGCTGGGCGGCGCGTTCAACTGCGGCAAGGGCCAGCCGGGGCAGGTCGCGCCGGTCAGCCACGGCTGCCCGTCGGCGCTGTTCCGCGGCGTCAACATCCTCAACACCCTGAAGGAGGCGGGCCAGTGA
- a CDS encoding helix-hairpin-helix domain-containing protein yields MTDTPDSDTPDSGTPDSDTPDSDAAERAARAAEILRAAEAAAAARTAPRRDPARPETARPETARSGAPDPAAPPGPAATPAPSAAGPAPDRRDGLRALAELFSAAGVPAPLTSRTAARLGADAAAQLRADPWRLLRVPGVRPPQADHFARAVLGADARPDDPRRGRALVLHLLTEAARGGHTVTPADDVLAALERLRFPDPRAAVEAALDEADVLALTEEPDFDEDFDDDAEPPEPEETLGVARWALAEEAAAEGFQRLTLTAAPLLDDAAVKELRDGLPEDRSLALTAALRTGVSVLRGTPGDLADTALAIAAAAAGRGVRTAVAAPTDRAAADLRAAAPGVPVTSLHRLLEPRDEAAAPGAVVYGRGERRPLDLDLIVVADASALDVELAAVLVEACPDGAHLLLCAEPAAPPPAGPGRPLDDLEASETVPVVTLDAAPRDPIGVLTEAVRGGDLPAVDAPGREVVIVPAPGPGEAVHRAVQLVTDSIPRALGIAVEDVQVVAPLTGGDAGAAALNAALKERLNPGPGRFGGMDPGDRVVVAAPLPQAPAGETGVVTGGGPHGLDVDFPGGPAVIAPADAARLRHGWAVTAAQARGTRRPAVVAVLPPDGLSRPLVATVFGLARRHLSVVQAAGPALARAVRDDGAPERRTRLARLVML; encoded by the coding sequence GTGACCGACACACCAGACTCCGACACACCGGACTCCGGCACGCCGGACTCCGACACGCCGGACTCCGACGCCGCGGAGCGGGCGGCGCGCGCGGCGGAGATCCTGCGCGCCGCCGAGGCCGCCGCCGCGGCGCGCACCGCCCCCCGCCGCGACCCCGCCCGACCCGAGACCGCCCGACCCGAGACCGCCCGATCCGGAGCCCCGGACCCCGCCGCACCGCCCGGCCCCGCGGCGACTCCGGCCCCCTCCGCGGCGGGACCCGCCCCGGACCGGCGGGACGGGCTGCGCGCCCTCGCCGAGCTGTTCTCCGCGGCGGGCGTGCCCGCGCCGCTCACGTCCCGCACGGCCGCCCGCCTCGGCGCCGACGCCGCCGCGCAGCTGCGCGCCGACCCGTGGCGGCTGCTGCGCGTCCCCGGCGTCCGGCCCCCGCAGGCCGACCACTTCGCCCGCGCCGTCCTCGGCGCGGACGCGCGGCCGGACGACCCCCGCCGCGGGCGCGCCCTCGTCCTGCACCTGCTGACCGAGGCCGCGCGGGGCGGCCACACCGTCACGCCCGCCGACGACGTGCTGGCCGCCCTGGAACGCCTGCGGTTCCCCGACCCCCGGGCCGCCGTGGAGGCCGCGCTGGACGAGGCGGACGTCCTCGCCCTCACCGAGGAGCCCGACTTCGACGAGGACTTCGACGACGACGCCGAACCGCCCGAACCCGAGGAGACGCTCGGCGTCGCGCGGTGGGCGCTCGCCGAGGAGGCCGCCGCCGAGGGCTTCCAGCGCCTCACGCTCACCGCCGCGCCGCTGCTGGACGACGCCGCCGTCAAGGAACTGCGCGACGGGCTCCCCGAAGACCGCTCCCTCGCGCTCACCGCCGCGCTGCGCACCGGCGTCAGCGTCCTGCGCGGGACGCCCGGCGACCTCGCCGACACCGCCCTCGCCATCGCCGCCGCGGCCGCGGGCCGCGGCGTGCGGACCGCCGTGGCGGCCCCGACCGACCGCGCCGCCGCCGACCTGCGCGCCGCGGCGCCCGGCGTCCCCGTCACCAGCCTGCACCGCCTCCTGGAGCCGCGGGACGAGGCCGCCGCCCCCGGTGCCGTCGTCTACGGCCGCGGCGAGCGGCGCCCCCTCGACCTCGACCTGATCGTCGTCGCCGACGCCTCCGCGCTCGACGTCGAGCTGGCCGCCGTGCTGGTCGAGGCGTGCCCCGACGGCGCCCACCTGCTGCTGTGCGCCGAGCCGGCCGCGCCGCCGCCCGCCGGGCCCGGCCGGCCGCTGGACGACCTGGAGGCGTCCGAGACCGTCCCCGTGGTCACGCTGGACGCCGCGCCGCGCGACCCGATCGGCGTGCTGACCGAGGCGGTCCGCGGCGGCGACCTGCCCGCCGTCGACGCGCCCGGACGCGAGGTCGTGATCGTGCCCGCCCCGGGCCCCGGCGAGGCGGTGCACCGGGCCGTGCAGCTGGTCACCGACTCGATCCCCCGCGCACTCGGCATCGCCGTCGAGGACGTGCAGGTCGTCGCGCCCCTCACCGGCGGCGACGCGGGCGCCGCCGCCCTCAACGCGGCGCTCAAGGAGCGGCTCAACCCCGGGCCGGGCCGGTTCGGCGGCATGGACCCCGGCGACCGCGTCGTCGTCGCCGCGCCGCTCCCCCAGGCCCCGGCCGGCGAGACCGGCGTCGTCACCGGCGGCGGCCCGCACGGCCTGGACGTCGACTTCCCCGGCGGGCCCGCCGTCATCGCCCCCGCGGACGCGGCGCGGCTCCGGCACGGCTGGGCGGTGACCGCCGCGCAGGCGCGCGGGACGCGGCGGCCCGCGGTGGTGGCGGTCCTGCCGCCGGACGGCCTGTCGCGGCCTCTGGTGGCCACCGTGTTCGGCCTCGCGCGCCGCCACCTGTCGGTCGTGCAGGCGGCCGGACCGGCCCTGGCCAGGGCCGTCCGCGACGACGGCGCACCGGAGCGGCGCACCAGGCTGGCGAGGCTCGTGATGCTCTGA
- a CDS encoding beta-ketoacyl-ACP reductase, which produces MSRSVLVTGGNRGIGLAIARELAAAGDAVAVTYRSGEPPEGLFGVRCDVTSAEDVDAAFSKVEAEQGPVEVVVANAGITKDTLLAIMSEDAFTSVIDTNLTGAYRVAKRGVKGMMRKRKGRIVLVSSVVGLMGSPGQANYAASKAGLVGFARSLARELGSRGITVNVVAPGFVDTDMTAVLSEDQQKAITSAIPLGRIAQPEEIAKAVRFVASEDAAYITGAVIPVDGGLGMGH; this is translated from the coding sequence ATGAGTCGCTCTGTCCTCGTCACCGGGGGAAACCGGGGCATCGGCCTCGCGATCGCCCGCGAGCTCGCCGCCGCCGGCGACGCGGTCGCCGTCACCTACCGGTCCGGCGAGCCGCCCGAGGGGCTGTTCGGCGTGCGGTGCGACGTGACCAGCGCCGAGGACGTCGACGCCGCCTTCAGCAAGGTCGAGGCGGAGCAGGGGCCCGTCGAGGTGGTCGTCGCCAACGCCGGGATCACCAAGGACACGCTGCTGGCCATCATGAGCGAGGACGCGTTCACCTCGGTGATCGACACCAACCTCACCGGCGCCTACCGCGTCGCCAAGCGCGGCGTGAAGGGCATGATGCGCAAGCGCAAGGGACGCATCGTGCTGGTCTCGTCCGTCGTGGGCCTGATGGGCTCGCCGGGGCAGGCCAACTACGCCGCGTCCAAGGCCGGCCTGGTCGGCTTCGCGCGGTCCCTCGCCCGCGAGCTCGGCTCCCGCGGCATCACCGTCAACGTGGTCGCGCCGGGGTTCGTCGACACCGACATGACGGCCGTCCTCAGCGAGGACCAGCAGAAGGCCATCACCTCCGCGATCCCGCTGGGGCGGATCGCGCAGCCGGAAGAGATCGCCAAGGCCGTGCGGTTCGTGGCGAGCGAGGACGCCGCCTACATCACCGGGGCCGTGATCCCCGTGGACGGCGGCCTGGGAATGGGGCACTGA